The Sulfolobus islandicus Y.N.15.51 sequence CGAGTGGACCAACTTTTAATTTTAATGGTACTAGCAATGGACAACTGAAAATTTATATCCCTGCAGGATGGTCAGTTTACGTGAAATTCGTAAATGAACAATCCTTGCCCCATAACTTAATCCTTTTACAAAACACTACCGCAACTCCTAGTAATCCAGATGTTGGGCAGTTTGGAAAAATATTATATGTAGTAGGCGCTAGCACCAGCAATTATCAAACCAGCGGAATTTCAAGCGGTCAACTAGATAGTGGATTATGGGGGCCATTAAACGCTGGAACTTACATGTTAGTATGTGGCATCTTAGGACACGCACAAAGTGGAATGTGGGCAGTGGTAATTGTTTCATCAAATGTGACTACTCCTTATGCTACAACAAGTTAAGTAGATAAGATACATGTGTTTTTTATTTAATAATCTAAGTAACTCTAAATTGATTAGGTTAGTTGGCTTTTAATAGAAAGATTTAAAAAATAAAATTTTAACACTTATTATGATGAACATAAAAAGAGTTTTAAAAGTAGCATTATACACGACAAGTGCAAGTGATATTGGACAAATGTATATAACACTGGGTATAATTGCACTATTAGCAGGTGCAGTAAACGCAGCCTTAATAAGATACCAGCTAACTTATCAAAGCTTAAGTGCCGTAGATTATTACAACGCTGTGTCATTACACGGTATCTTCATGATATTCTTCATGGTAATGCCTATTTCAGTGGGTTTCGCAAATTATCTTATTCCCAGAATGATAGGAGCCCATGATTTGTACTGGCCTAGAATTAATGCGTTATCCTTTTGGATTTTAGTTCCAGCAGTTTTCTTAGGACTAATAGCCCCATGGTTCGGCCCCATAAATACAGGTTGGTATATGTATGCGCCTCTCTCCATCGAGACATCAGTGAATTATGGGTTAGGTGTAACGTTAGTCGAGATTGCCCTTATATTATCAGGTATTTCATCAACACTAACAGGAGTTAATTTCCTTATGACTATTATAAAACTGAAGAAAATACCGTATTTTAAGATGTCATTATTTACGTGGTCATTCTTCGCCACTGCGATATTACTAGTGGTCGCAATGCCTCCATTAACTGCAGGACTAGTTTTCGCCTATCTGGAAAGATTGTGGAACTTACCGTTCTTTGATCAGGCTTTAGGTGGAAGTCCAGTATTATGGCAAAACTTGTTCTGGTTCTTTGGACATCCCGAGGTGTACATATTAATGTTACCTGCAATGGGGCTAGTTGGTGAGATCTTGCCTAGAATGGTCGGTAGGCAAATTTACGGTTACAAAGCATTGGCACTATCGTCAATGGCCATAGCATTTCTAAGCGTACTAGGAGTATGGATGCACCACATGTTCACAGCTATTGATAATACAGTAGCACAGATAGTGTCATCTGCAACAACAATGGCAATTGCAGTGCCTTCTGGAGTAAAGGTATTCAACTGGACTGCGACTTTATATGGTGGAGAGATTAGATACAAGGCACCTGCAATTTTAGTGATATCGTTTATAGCCATATTCTTGGTTGGAGGAATAACCGGAGTGTTCTTCCCATTAGTACCTCTAGACTATGCTTTTAATGGTACCTATTTAGTGGTTGGACACTTCCATTATATGGTGTTCGCAATACTATTTGCACTACTAGCTGGTTTGATTTACTATTTCCCATACTTTACTGGTAAGTGGTATCACGAGGATCTAGTGAAAAGTGGAACTATAATGATAGTAGCTGGTGCATTTCTAATAGCCACTGGTATGATTATTGATGGAGTTCTAGGAATGCCTAGAAGATATGCCGCAGTCCCCTCAGTAATTTACATACCATTTCAGCAAATGACTGATGTTGGAGGAGTATTAATGGGGATAGGATTAATAATGGCATTTGGTGATTTGTTATACTCATGGATAAAGGGTAAGGTAGTGGAAACAATAGATCCATGGAACGCCATACAGATAGGCTTACCAGATTTCTACATCAAACCAGTAAAATTACCATTAAGTTTTGGTAAGTCATTGGATGGCGCTCATTATGAAGAATATCACGGAGTAAGCTTCCCCTATTACAGCATACTTGGAATTGTAATGTCGTTTATACCTTTAGGTTTCATGTTCATGTTCATCAATTTAATACCAATTGGGATTATATTATTACTAGCTTTCATAGGAACTGGATTATATTGGGCATATGATCAATGGTTCAAACAAATACCTCCGCCTATGCAACTAGACGGTGGTTCACCAGTCTCAGCTGGTAGCGTGAATAATGGTATGGCTTTAACGCCTTCATTAGGAACTATTGTAATGAGGGATGCGAGGTCTGCAGTATTATGGTTCATATTAGCTGAGATATGTTTGTTCGGATCTTTTATAGGAGGATACATGTTTGTAGCAAGCCCAATTACTAATCCTATAGCGTATGCAAATGTACCGCCATTAAGAGTTGAGTACTTCCCGTTGCCAGTAATAATGACAGTTATACTGCTTTCAAGTTCCATACCAGCACATTTAGCATATGAAGAGTTTAAGAAAGGAGATATGAAGATGTTTAAGGCTCTAGGGATACTAACTGCGGTAATGGGATTCACGTTCTTAATGGGACAAGTTTACGAGTTTACGCACGTAATACACTTTACCCCACAACAATCAGCGTTTACAGCGTTCTTCTTTAGTACAGTAAGTTTACACGGATTCCACGTAATCATGGGATTGGTAGTGTGGGCATTTGTACTATTAAGGGCTTATAAGGGAGTAACACCATATGGGGGATCGGTTGCGGCAACGTACTATTGGCACTTTGTAGATGCCATATGGGTCGTAGTATTCAGTACATTCTACCTTCATCTTTTCGTATAAAAGGTGAAAAAGTGAATAATTATTTTTTTATAGCAGTTCTTATTTTCTGTATCTTTCTTATCGCGGTTTCTGTTAATCCATTTACAGAGGAGTATATGTTCATTAGCCCAATACCCTATATGTTAGCTCATTATTCACTTTTTGGGGCTGGTATTCTTCTTTCATATTATATCATAAGGAGGAAAATCGTAGACAAAAGTATAGCTGTAATAGTTGGTGCTTCAATTGCTTTCCTATGGCATTATTCATATTTTTTTAACTTAG is a genomic window containing:
- a CDS encoding sulfocyanin — translated: MKAQSSMLPVIVGILVAIIAVGVSVYAYYEYQVLSAPTPTVTSTSTSTSSQIPLNNNSANKTVFLTIAVLTSGPTFNFNGTSNGQLKIYIPAGWSVYVKFVNEQSLPHNLILLQNTTATPSNPDVGQFGKILYVVGASTSNYQTSGISSGQLDSGLWGPLNAGTYMLVCGILGHAQSGMWAVVIVSSNVTTPYATTS
- a CDS encoding cbb3-type cytochrome c oxidase subunit I, producing the protein MNIKRVLKVALYTTSASDIGQMYITLGIIALLAGAVNAALIRYQLTYQSLSAVDYYNAVSLHGIFMIFFMVMPISVGFANYLIPRMIGAHDLYWPRINALSFWILVPAVFLGLIAPWFGPINTGWYMYAPLSIETSVNYGLGVTLVEIALILSGISSTLTGVNFLMTIIKLKKIPYFKMSLFTWSFFATAILLVVAMPPLTAGLVFAYLERLWNLPFFDQALGGSPVLWQNLFWFFGHPEVYILMLPAMGLVGEILPRMVGRQIYGYKALALSSMAIAFLSVLGVWMHHMFTAIDNTVAQIVSSATTMAIAVPSGVKVFNWTATLYGGEIRYKAPAILVISFIAIFLVGGITGVFFPLVPLDYAFNGTYLVVGHFHYMVFAILFALLAGLIYYFPYFTGKWYHEDLVKSGTIMIVAGAFLIATGMIIDGVLGMPRRYAAVPSVIYIPFQQMTDVGGVLMGIGLIMAFGDLLYSWIKGKVVETIDPWNAIQIGLPDFYIKPVKLPLSFGKSLDGAHYEEYHGVSFPYYSILGIVMSFIPLGFMFMFINLIPIGIILLLAFIGTGLYWAYDQWFKQIPPPMQLDGGSPVSAGSVNNGMALTPSLGTIVMRDARSAVLWFILAEICLFGSFIGGYMFVASPITNPIAYANVPPLRVEYFPLPVIMTVILLSSSIPAHLAYEEFKKGDMKMFKALGILTAVMGFTFLMGQVYEFTHVIHFTPQQSAFTAFFFSTVSLHGFHVIMGLVVWAFVLLRAYKGVTPYGGSVAATYYWHFVDAIWVVVFSTFYLHLFV